A genomic segment from Propionibacteriaceae bacterium ZF39 encodes:
- the clpB gene encoding ATP-dependent chaperone ClpB — MDTNKLTTMSRDAVSAAVRMALTEGNPQAEPEHLLLALLSIPGNTVGPLLSSVGADPKVVEAAAQGAIKKLPSTSGSTVAQPTMSGALARVHAEAENQAQKLGDKFVSTEHLLIALAKVKSNAQQILNQLNVTDSKIAKAFNEARGDKRVTSAEAEGTSGALDQYSIDLTEAARSGKLDPVIGRDSEIRRVVQVLSRRTKNNPVLIGEPGVGKTAVVEGLAQRIIAGDVPDSLKGRKLVSLDLGAMIAGAKYRGEFEERLKSVLTEIKEAEGHVITFIDELHTVIGAGKAEGSMDAGNMLKPMLARGELRMIGATTLDEYRENIEKDPAFERRFQQVYVGEPSVEDTIAILRGLRERYEAHHKVAITDGALVAAATLSNRYITARKLPDKAIDLVDEAASRLRMEIDSSPEEIDQLRRNVDRMTMQQLALEKEEDVASKERLARLEEELENAKEELRGLEARWEAEKSGLNQVGELRAQIDELRSEAERAQREGDLARASELLYGQIPALEQQMAKADEEEQAYQPMVSEEVSASDIAEVVSAWTGVPVGRMMQGESEKLLTMESHIGKRLIGQKAAVVAVADAVRRSRAGISDPNRPLGSFLFLGPTGVGKTELAKSLAEFLFDDEAAMVRIDMSEYSEKHSVSRLVGAPPGYVGYEQGGQLTEAVRRRPYSVVLLDEVEKAHPEVFDILLQVLDDGRLTDGQGRTVDFRNTILILTSNLGSQFLADQKLDAKTKNDAVMEVVRRSFKPEFLNRLDEVVMFDPLGLEDLTHIVEINLRRLNERMADRRITIEVSDAGKQWLAETGFDPVYGARPLRRLVQNTIEDALARRVLAGELLEGDTVRFDRAPEGEGLVVVGDEAGTPDSLADQVHEA, encoded by the coding sequence ATGGACACCAACAAACTGACCACCATGAGTCGGGATGCGGTCTCGGCGGCGGTTCGCATGGCTCTGACCGAAGGCAATCCCCAGGCGGAGCCGGAGCACCTGCTGCTCGCGCTGCTCTCCATTCCCGGCAACACTGTCGGTCCCCTGTTGAGCTCTGTCGGCGCCGACCCCAAGGTGGTCGAGGCCGCGGCACAGGGTGCCATCAAGAAACTCCCCTCGACCTCCGGTTCGACCGTGGCGCAGCCCACGATGTCGGGTGCGCTCGCGCGCGTCCATGCCGAGGCCGAGAACCAGGCCCAGAAGCTGGGCGACAAGTTCGTCTCGACCGAACACCTGCTGATCGCGCTCGCGAAGGTCAAGTCGAATGCGCAGCAGATCCTGAATCAGCTCAATGTCACCGACTCCAAGATCGCCAAGGCCTTCAACGAGGCGCGCGGCGACAAGCGTGTGACGTCGGCCGAGGCCGAAGGCACCTCCGGCGCGCTGGATCAGTACTCCATCGACCTCACCGAGGCCGCCCGCTCCGGCAAGCTCGACCCTGTCATCGGTCGGGACTCCGAGATCCGGCGCGTGGTGCAGGTGCTGTCGCGGCGTACCAAGAACAACCCCGTCCTCATCGGTGAGCCCGGCGTCGGCAAGACCGCCGTCGTCGAGGGGCTGGCCCAGCGCATCATCGCGGGCGACGTCCCCGATTCGCTGAAGGGTCGCAAGCTCGTCTCGCTCGACCTGGGCGCGATGATCGCCGGCGCGAAATATCGCGGCGAATTCGAGGAGCGCCTCAAGTCCGTCCTGACCGAGATCAAGGAGGCGGAAGGGCACGTCATCACGTTCATCGATGAGCTCCATACCGTCATCGGCGCGGGCAAGGCCGAGGGTTCGATGGATGCGGGCAACATGCTCAAGCCGATGCTCGCCCGTGGTGAGCTGCGGATGATCGGCGCGACCACGCTCGACGAATATCGCGAGAACATCGAGAAGGATCCTGCGTTCGAACGCCGGTTCCAGCAGGTCTATGTCGGTGAGCCGAGTGTCGAGGACACGATCGCGATCCTGCGTGGTCTGCGTGAGCGCTACGAAGCGCACCACAAGGTGGCGATCACCGATGGCGCTCTGGTGGCGGCCGCGACGCTGTCGAACCGCTATATCACCGCGCGGAAACTGCCCGACAAGGCCATCGACCTGGTCGACGAGGCAGCGAGCCGCCTGCGCATGGAGATCGACTCCTCGCCCGAGGAAATCGACCAGCTCCGGCGCAATGTCGACCGCATGACCATGCAGCAGTTGGCGCTGGAGAAGGAAGAGGACGTCGCCTCCAAGGAGCGTCTCGCGCGCCTGGAGGAGGAGCTCGAGAACGCCAAGGAGGAGCTGCGCGGGCTTGAGGCGCGGTGGGAGGCCGAGAAGTCGGGCCTCAACCAGGTCGGTGAGCTGCGTGCCCAGATCGATGAGCTGCGCAGTGAGGCCGAGCGGGCCCAGCGTGAGGGTGATCTGGCCCGGGCATCGGAGCTGCTCTATGGGCAGATCCCGGCGCTTGAGCAGCAGATGGCCAAGGCCGATGAGGAGGAGCAGGCGTACCAACCGATGGTCTCCGAAGAGGTCTCCGCGAGCGATATCGCCGAGGTGGTCTCGGCTTGGACCGGCGTGCCGGTCGGCCGGATGATGCAGGGCGAGTCCGAGAAGCTGCTCACGATGGAGTCGCATATCGGCAAGCGTCTGATCGGGCAGAAGGCTGCGGTGGTGGCGGTTGCCGATGCGGTACGCCGCTCGCGGGCGGGCATCTCCGATCCGAATCGTCCCCTGGGTTCGTTCCTGTTCCTGGGTCCGACCGGTGTCGGCAAGACCGAGCTCGCGAAGTCGCTCGCCGAGTTCCTGTTCGACGACGAGGCGGCGATGGTCCGCATCGACATGTCGGAATATTCGGAGAAGCACTCCGTGTCCCGGCTCGTCGGCGCGCCTCCCGGCTATGTCGGTTATGAGCAGGGCGGTCAGCTGACCGAGGCCGTCAGGCGTCGGCCCTATTCGGTGGTCCTGCTCGACGAGGTCGAGAAGGCGCATCCGGAGGTCTTCGACATCCTCCTGCAGGTCCTCGACGATGGGCGCCTGACCGATGGGCAGGGGCGTACCGTCGACTTCCGCAACACCATCCTCATCCTCACTTCGAACCTGGGTTCGCAGTTCCTGGCCGACCAGAAGCTCGACGCGAAGACCAAGAACGATGCGGTGATGGAGGTCGTGCGGCGGTCGTTCAAGCCGGAGTTCCTGAACCGGCTGGACGAGGTCGTCATGTTCGATCCGCTGGGTCTGGAGGACCTGACCCACATCGTCGAGATCAACCTGCGCCGGCTCAACGAGCGTATGGCCGATCGTCGGATCACCATCGAGGTTTCCGACGCCGGCAAGCAGTGGCTCGCCGAGACCGGGTTCGATCCGGTCTATGGCGCTCGGCCCCTGCGTCGCCTGGTGCAGAACACGATCGAGGATGCTTTGGCTCGGCGGGTCCTGGCCGGGGAGCTGCTCGAGGGCGACACCGTCCGCTTCGACCGTGCGCCCGAGGGCGAGGGTCTGGTCGTGGTCGGTGATGAGGCGGGTACGCCCGACTCCCTCGCCGATCAGGTCCACGAAGCCTGA
- a CDS encoding TetR family transcriptional regulator, producing the protein MTEAVGRRRGASRDDAALQRDAARTQAEILEVATAYFADVGYSGARVDEIAARTSTTKRMIYYYFGNKEGLYMAVLEGVYSAIRGAEQKLALDVLPPREALAEVVRFAFDYHGSHPELCRIVAIENIHKAEHLEQSNRAKQVNWPIIELLDRILARGRDEGLFPRAADAMEVHVMIMAQAMYAVNHRATVRAGFGYDMGEPANRARLRHNAVQAVLAWMSTPDAV; encoded by the coding sequence ATGACGGAGGCGGTCGGGCGCAGGCGTGGAGCCAGCCGGGACGATGCGGCCCTGCAGCGGGATGCCGCGCGGACGCAGGCGGAGATTCTGGAGGTCGCGACAGCCTACTTCGCGGATGTCGGCTATTCGGGGGCGCGCGTCGACGAGATTGCCGCCCGGACGAGCACGACGAAGCGGATGATCTATTACTACTTCGGCAACAAGGAGGGCCTCTACATGGCCGTCCTCGAGGGGGTCTATTCGGCCATCCGTGGCGCGGAGCAGAAGCTCGCCCTCGACGTCCTGCCCCCGCGGGAGGCGCTCGCAGAAGTCGTCCGATTCGCGTTTGACTACCACGGAAGCCATCCGGAGCTCTGCCGGATCGTGGCGATCGAGAACATCCACAAGGCCGAGCACCTCGAGCAGTCCAACCGCGCCAAGCAGGTCAACTGGCCGATCATCGAGCTGCTGGACCGCATCCTCGCCCGGGGTCGCGACGAGGGCCTCTTTCCGCGCGCAGCCGATGCGATGGAGGTGCACGTCATGATCATGGCCCAGGCGATGTATGCGGTGAATCACCGCGCGACCGTGCGTGCCGGCTTCGGCTATGACATGGGTGAACCGGCCAATAGGGCGCGGTTGCGCCACAACGCGGTGCAGGCCGTGCTGGCCTGGATGTCCACCCCGGACGCCGTCTGA
- a CDS encoding MFS transporter — METPMSHSAVAPTAERDHEPKGEHSPKKAAASGFIGSALEYYDFFIYAQAAALIFPQIFFPSGDPRMAIITSLATYGVGYVARPIGAFFLGRWGDTHGRKNVLVLCMFLMGLSTLAVAFLPTYQQVGILAPALLVVLRLVQGFAVAGEISGASSMIVEHAPFGRRGYFASFTLQGTQFGQILAAAVFIPLARLLPDAAFNSWGWRVPFILSVVVIVAGWLIRRRVPETPAFKEETAEGAPQVNPITAAFTETGPNMIRVMLMALMNVIPTVTTIFGAAYATQKAYGIGFHKDVYLWIPVIGNIVACLVIPLVGSLSDRIGRRIPIMVGALGSGVLAFGYLWAISIGSVPLAILFSVLMWGIVYQGYNGVFPSFYPELFPTRTRVTSMAIAQNVGTMITAFLPAIFAAVAPPGSNNIPWIVGGIALGITIVSFLSALSARETYRIHVNDLGEKHAVEIPRDDYLRMRAEGRSL; from the coding sequence ATGGAGACACCGATGTCACACTCGGCAGTCGCTCCCACCGCAGAGCGGGACCACGAGCCCAAGGGCGAGCACAGCCCCAAGAAAGCCGCCGCGTCCGGCTTCATCGGCAGCGCGCTGGAGTACTACGACTTCTTCATCTATGCCCAGGCCGCCGCCCTGATCTTCCCGCAGATCTTCTTCCCCTCCGGGGATCCGCGCATGGCCATCATCACGTCGCTCGCGACCTACGGCGTCGGCTATGTCGCCCGCCCGATCGGTGCGTTCTTCCTCGGGCGCTGGGGTGACACGCACGGCCGCAAGAACGTGCTGGTCCTCTGCATGTTCCTGATGGGCCTCTCGACGCTCGCCGTGGCGTTCCTGCCCACCTATCAGCAGGTCGGCATCCTCGCGCCGGCGCTCCTGGTCGTCCTGCGCCTGGTCCAGGGCTTCGCGGTCGCCGGTGAGATCTCCGGAGCCAGCTCGATGATTGTCGAGCACGCACCGTTCGGAAGGCGCGGCTATTTCGCCAGCTTCACGCTGCAGGGTACGCAGTTCGGCCAGATCCTCGCCGCCGCCGTCTTCATCCCGCTGGCCCGGCTCCTGCCCGACGCCGCCTTCAACTCCTGGGGATGGCGCGTGCCGTTCATCCTCTCGGTCGTCGTCATCGTCGCCGGCTGGCTGATCCGCCGCCGCGTGCCCGAGACCCCCGCCTTCAAGGAAGAAACCGCCGAGGGCGCCCCTCAGGTCAACCCCATCACCGCTGCTTTCACCGAGACCGGCCCCAACATGATCCGGGTCATGCTGATGGCTCTGATGAACGTGATCCCGACGGTCACCACGATCTTCGGTGCGGCGTACGCGACGCAGAAGGCCTATGGCATCGGTTTCCACAAGGACGTCTATCTCTGGATCCCCGTCATCGGCAACATCGTTGCCTGCCTGGTCATCCCGCTCGTGGGCTCGCTGTCGGACCGCATCGGCCGGCGCATCCCGATCATGGTCGGCGCCCTGGGCTCCGGTGTCCTCGCCTTCGGTTATCTGTGGGCGATCAGCATCGGCTCGGTGCCGTTGGCCATCCTGTTCTCCGTGCTGATGTGGGGCATCGTCTATCAGGGCTACAACGGTGTGTTCCCGTCGTTCTATCCCGAGCTCTTCCCGACCCGCACCCGCGTCACCTCGATGGCCATCGCCCAGAACGTCGGCACCATGATCACGGCCTTCCTGCCCGCGATCTTCGCCGCGGTCGCCCCGCCCGGGTCGAACAACATCCCGTGGATCGTCGGTGGCATCGCCCTCGGCATCACCATCGTCAGCTTCCTGTCGGCACTGTCCGCTCGTGAGACCTATCGCATCCACGTCAACGACCTCGGCGAGAAGCACGCCGTCGAAATCCCCCGCGATGACTACCTGCGCATGCGCGCCGAAGGACGGAGTCTCTGA
- the aroQ gene encoding type II 3-dehydroquinate dehydratase, translating into MPEKFIAVLNGPNLNLLGTRQPLIYGSDTLADIERLCDATAGAYGIGIEHLQSNHEGELVEAVHRWRESALGFVVNAAAYTHTSVAIRDALATIEGPLMEVHISNVHAREAFRHHSYLSDLAAGVIVGCGIEGYRFAIERLVTLTGHRPKEA; encoded by the coding sequence ATGCCCGAGAAGTTCATCGCCGTCCTCAATGGCCCCAACCTCAACCTGCTCGGCACCCGCCAGCCCCTTATCTACGGTTCCGACACCCTGGCCGATATCGAAAGACTCTGTGACGCGACCGCTGGGGCGTACGGGATCGGGATCGAGCACCTCCAGTCCAACCACGAGGGCGAGCTGGTCGAGGCCGTGCATCGCTGGCGCGAATCGGCGCTGGGATTCGTGGTGAACGCGGCGGCGTACACGCACACCTCGGTCGCGATCCGCGACGCCCTCGCCACGATCGAGGGCCCGCTGATGGAGGTGCACATCTCCAATGTCCATGCGCGCGAGGCATTCCGGCACCACTCCTATCTGTCGGATCTCGCCGCCGGCGTGATCGTCGGCTGCGGCATCGAGGGGTACCGGTTCGCGATCGAGCGCCTCGTCACCCTGACCGGCCACCGGCCGAAGGAGGCCTGA
- a CDS encoding ACT domain-containing protein gives MATYVITLIGDDRVGLVQSLADGVARTGGNWERSSLAELAGKFAGIVMVTVPDDRAEELADNLRHLDGMLDVRIQRASEETTAAEDSATIRLELVGNDRPGIVNEISTALRSHGITIDKLESHVSDAPMYGGQLFNCNAVLRGPESALSGARADLERIATELMVDLNLVADAA, from the coding sequence ATGGCTACCTATGTGATCACCCTTATCGGAGACGATCGGGTCGGTCTTGTCCAGTCGCTCGCGGACGGAGTCGCCCGCACGGGCGGCAACTGGGAGCGCAGCTCGCTGGCCGAGCTGGCGGGGAAGTTTGCCGGGATCGTCATGGTGACGGTGCCCGACGATCGTGCGGAAGAATTGGCCGACAACCTTCGACACCTTGACGGAATGCTCGACGTGCGGATTCAGCGCGCGAGCGAGGAGACCACCGCGGCCGAGGATTCGGCCACGATTCGTCTCGAACTCGTCGGCAACGACCGGCCCGGCATCGTCAATGAGATCAGCACGGCCCTGCGGTCGCATGGGATCACGATCGACAAGCTGGAGTCGCATGTGAGCGATGCACCGATGTATGGCGGGCAGCTCTTCAACTGCAACGCCGTCCTTCGTGGGCCGGAGTCGGCCCTGTCGGGTGCCCGGGCCGACCTCGAACGCATCGCCACCGAGCTGATGGTCGATCTCAACCTGGTGGCGGACGCGGCCTGA
- a CDS encoding ThiF family adenylyltransferase, which yields MLTGTTSLLLHIGWPTHSFKAPMIYNPWFESREIDAMVVPLGVKAPEFAAAFPALMKSGNVRGALVTMPHKVAVLDLVDEVRPSAAVAGAANAVAVEADGRLVADMFDGAGFVGGMRTGGHDPRGDSALVVGCGGVGSAIAASLAAAGVAELGLFDTRVEAMEGLAERLAAHYPELRITTGHRDPAGFGIVVNGTPLGMNPGDPMPVDVDRLAPGAFVGEVVMTEHVTPFLAAARARGCATQLGVDMLFEQIPAYLEFFGWEPPTAAELRSLARIPGLEAVVGGRG from the coding sequence ATGCTGACCGGCACCACATCCCTGCTGCTCCACATCGGCTGGCCGACCCACTCGTTCAAGGCCCCGATGATCTACAACCCCTGGTTCGAGTCGCGCGAGATCGACGCCATGGTCGTCCCGCTCGGGGTGAAGGCTCCCGAGTTCGCGGCGGCGTTCCCCGCACTGATGAAGTCCGGGAACGTCCGCGGTGCGCTCGTCACCATGCCCCACAAGGTCGCGGTCCTCGACCTCGTCGATGAGGTACGCCCCAGCGCCGCCGTTGCCGGCGCCGCCAACGCGGTGGCCGTCGAGGCGGACGGGCGATTGGTGGCCGACATGTTCGACGGTGCTGGGTTTGTCGGGGGCATGCGTACCGGCGGTCACGATCCGCGGGGAGACTCCGCCCTCGTGGTCGGGTGTGGGGGTGTGGGCTCGGCAATCGCGGCCTCGCTGGCTGCGGCCGGGGTGGCCGAACTGGGCCTGTTCGACACGCGGGTGGAAGCGATGGAGGGGCTGGCCGAGCGGCTGGCCGCTCACTATCCCGAACTGCGGATCACGACCGGCCACCGCGATCCGGCCGGGTTCGGCATCGTCGTCAACGGCACGCCCCTGGGGATGAACCCCGGGGATCCCATGCCGGTGGACGTGGACCGGCTGGCACCGGGCGCGTTCGTCGGCGAGGTCGTGATGACCGAGCACGTGACGCCGTTCCTCGCGGCGGCCCGGGCCCGGGGGTGTGCGACGCAGCTGGGGGTGGACATGCTGTTCGAGCAGATCCCGGCTTACCTCGAGTTCTTCGGCTGGGAGCCACCCACCGCCGCCGAGCTCCGGAGCCTCGCCCGCATCCCCGGCCTGGAGGCCGTGGTCGGCGGGCGGGGCTGA
- a CDS encoding type II toxin-antitoxin system Phd/YefM family antitoxin, with translation MTVIPLAEVRANLSRLIDEAERTHQRIEITRNGVRAAVLLGADDYDSLLETLDTLAGAKLVGELRQAQLEANAGDVFTLEEVLNDLPAVRCPAPDPGTSQ, from the coding sequence ATGACCGTGATCCCTTTGGCCGAGGTCCGCGCGAACCTGTCGCGATTGATCGACGAGGCAGAGCGTACGCATCAGCGCATCGAGATCACCCGCAATGGGGTGCGCGCAGCTGTCCTGCTGGGCGCCGATGATTATGACTCGCTCCTCGAAACGCTGGACACCCTCGCGGGCGCCAAGCTGGTAGGTGAGCTACGCCAGGCCCAACTGGAAGCAAACGCAGGTGATGTCTTCACGCTGGAGGAGGTCTTGAACGACCTTCCTGCTGTGCGATGCCCAGCACCCGACCCAGGCACTTCCCAGTGA
- a CDS encoding PIN domain-containing protein, with protein MSGVTLDAGPLIGLDRGNRRILALIARAQETQQPLFIPATALAQAMRNPARQARLSRLVRQPRSVIVPLDRSTATATGLLLAESDTADIADAHVVATARRLGTGIITSDPDDLRRLDPGIPLTEV; from the coding sequence GTGAGCGGAGTAACCCTCGACGCGGGGCCACTCATCGGCCTCGATCGCGGCAATCGGAGGATCCTGGCGCTGATCGCACGCGCCCAGGAGACACAGCAGCCTCTTTTCATCCCGGCCACGGCGCTCGCGCAGGCGATGCGCAACCCCGCACGACAGGCCCGACTTTCCCGCTTGGTACGCCAACCCCGGTCGGTGATCGTGCCTCTGGACAGATCCACTGCCACGGCGACAGGGCTGTTGCTTGCCGAGAGCGACACCGCGGACATTGCGGATGCACACGTCGTCGCGACGGCGCGGCGCCTGGGGACAGGGATCATCACCAGCGACCCCGACGACCTTCGCCGTCTCGACCCCGGGATTCCGCTGACAGAAGTCTGA
- a CDS encoding NAD-dependent deacylase, with protein sequence MSLPDDLLAQLSAANHIAVLTGAGMSAESGVPTFRDVQDGLWAKYDPMTLATEEAFAEEPDLVWAWYLRRAQLIRQVQPNAGHRALAELAEFKQVSVITQNVDDLHERAGSEVLSHVHGGLFDYRCFDCAKPWSGELEIPQEIPERVSPPKCACGGWIRPGIVWFGEMLPPRAFEDAVDACSTCDLMLVVGTSGIVQPAGSLPFAALERGTPVIEVNPEESRLTDYVTHWWQGTAAEVLPQLVRLAR encoded by the coding sequence ATGAGCCTCCCTGACGATCTTTTGGCCCAGTTGTCCGCAGCCAACCACATCGCCGTGTTGACCGGGGCGGGGATGTCGGCCGAGTCCGGTGTGCCGACGTTCCGGGACGTGCAGGACGGGTTGTGGGCGAAGTATGACCCGATGACCCTGGCAACCGAGGAGGCCTTCGCCGAGGAGCCGGATCTGGTCTGGGCCTGGTATCTCCGCCGCGCCCAGCTCATCCGACAGGTCCAGCCCAATGCCGGGCACCGGGCGCTGGCCGAGTTGGCGGAGTTCAAGCAGGTCAGCGTGATCACCCAGAACGTCGATGACCTCCATGAGCGGGCCGGCAGCGAGGTGCTGAGCCATGTGCACGGTGGGCTGTTCGACTATCGGTGCTTCGATTGCGCGAAGCCATGGTCTGGCGAACTCGAGATTCCCCAAGAAATCCCCGAGCGGGTGTCGCCACCGAAGTGCGCCTGCGGCGGCTGGATCAGGCCCGGCATCGTGTGGTTCGGCGAGATGCTGCCGCCCAGGGCTTTCGAGGATGCTGTTGATGCCTGCTCCACGTGTGACCTGATGCTGGTGGTCGGGACGTCCGGGATCGTCCAGCCCGCCGGGTCGCTGCCGTTCGCGGCGCTCGAACGTGGGACCCCCGTGATCGAGGTCAATCCCGAGGAGTCCCGCCTCACCGACTATGTGACCCACTGGTGGCAGGGCACCGCGGCGGAGGTCCTTCCCCAGCTTGTTCGGTTGGCCCGCTGA
- a CDS encoding GNAT family protein, with product MALTLPLHTDRLTLRPTKLSDRDALLAIYADEGVARFLLDDPWTSAETAVQVNKRVQRLGLNTEQAALALVIEADGQVVGDVAMWCTDDTGQKVEIGWVIAPWVAGRGYATEAAGGLIRAAVPAYQLHRVEAQLDGRNDASARVCEKLGMRREAYLRQNWWSKGEWTDTLIYGLLASEVEED from the coding sequence GTGGCCCTGACCCTGCCTCTGCACACCGATCGACTCACGCTGCGGCCCACGAAGCTCAGCGACCGCGACGCCCTGTTGGCCATTTATGCCGACGAGGGCGTCGCGCGTTTTCTCCTCGACGACCCGTGGACGTCAGCCGAGACGGCGGTCCAGGTCAACAAACGCGTGCAGCGCCTGGGGCTCAACACCGAGCAGGCCGCGCTGGCACTCGTCATCGAGGCCGACGGACAGGTCGTCGGTGATGTGGCGATGTGGTGCACCGATGACACCGGGCAGAAGGTCGAGATCGGTTGGGTCATCGCGCCGTGGGTGGCCGGTCGGGGCTATGCGACGGAAGCCGCGGGCGGACTCATCCGGGCAGCTGTCCCGGCGTACCAACTCCATCGCGTCGAAGCCCAGCTCGACGGCCGCAACGACGCCTCGGCGCGGGTGTGCGAGAAGTTGGGGATGCGGCGGGAGGCCTACCTCCGGCAGAACTGGTGGTCGAAGGGCGAATGGACCGACACGCTGATCTATGGTCTGCTGGCGAGCGAGGTCGAGGAGGACTGA
- a CDS encoding TIM barrel protein: protein MHKGIATVSVGGTLPEKLTAIAAARFDGIELFDNDLISSELSPREVAQRCADLGLTIDLFQPVRDVEGTPPARFGSVLHRVRSKFAVMGELGVTDVLMCSNCLPDAIVDKDLMAEQLAAVGDLAAEAGIMIGYEALAWGRTTSRFVDAWDVVRRADHPHVGVVVDTFHMLSRGDGPEALAGVPGDRIAFLQIADAPRLGMDVLDWSRHFRCFPGQGNLPVAPLVAAVFERGYRGPLSLEIFSDVVREADPRTTALDAMRSLLFLEEELRQHWATGTAAESRPRVELFDPPPAPGRVDFSFVEIAAGTPAERRGIETTLGALGFHHAGRHRGLQVDWWRNGEAHIVLNSISDETPLAVTALGVGVPDTTDVAERAHALLWPKAMSRQRPGDAPLPGLDTPGGLAVFLSEGERGDGWQVDFVSTGDPGTGDALGVDHVGASIDATLLPAEQSFFRTVLGLTAGVLTEFMQPCGRMRSRPLTPTEGDLRVIVSVDDGTRPTEARRGLNQIAIAVPDIFAVAEQAATAGAELMPVPDNYYADLAARFDLPADLLARLRQHGILYDRTDEGELFHLYTPILGNGFYVEVLQRVGEYAGFGAPNTHIRLASHAAQQGR, encoded by the coding sequence ATGCACAAGGGGATCGCCACGGTCTCGGTCGGCGGCACGCTGCCCGAAAAGCTGACCGCCATCGCCGCCGCCCGCTTCGACGGGATCGAGCTGTTCGACAACGACCTCATCTCCTCGGAGCTGTCGCCGCGCGAAGTCGCGCAACGCTGCGCGGACCTCGGGCTGACGATCGACCTGTTCCAGCCGGTGCGGGACGTGGAGGGTACGCCCCCGGCCCGCTTCGGCTCGGTCCTCCATCGGGTGCGGTCCAAGTTCGCCGTGATGGGCGAACTCGGGGTGACGGACGTCCTGATGTGTTCGAACTGCCTGCCCGACGCGATCGTGGACAAGGATCTGATGGCCGAGCAGCTGGCCGCCGTCGGGGACCTCGCCGCCGAGGCAGGGATCATGATCGGGTACGAGGCGCTGGCCTGGGGCCGGACCACCAGTCGGTTCGTCGATGCGTGGGACGTGGTGCGGCGGGCGGATCACCCCCATGTCGGCGTGGTTGTCGACACCTTCCACATGCTGTCCCGGGGTGACGGGCCGGAGGCCCTGGCGGGCGTACCCGGCGACCGCATCGCCTTCCTCCAGATCGCCGATGCACCCCGGTTGGGCATGGACGTGCTCGACTGGTCGCGCCATTTCCGCTGCTTCCCCGGGCAGGGCAACCTGCCGGTCGCGCCGCTCGTTGCAGCGGTCTTCGAGCGCGGCTATCGCGGGCCGCTGTCGCTGGAGATCTTCTCCGACGTCGTCCGCGAGGCCGATCCGCGCACCACCGCGCTCGATGCCATGCGGTCGCTGCTGTTCCTCGAGGAGGAGCTGCGTCAGCACTGGGCGACTGGCACGGCGGCGGAATCGCGACCCCGCGTCGAGCTGTTCGACCCGCCGCCCGCACCCGGTCGCGTGGACTTCTCGTTCGTCGAGATCGCGGCGGGTACGCCGGCCGAGCGCCGCGGCATCGAGACGACTCTGGGGGCTCTGGGCTTCCACCACGCCGGCCGTCATCGCGGGTTGCAGGTGGACTGGTGGCGCAACGGCGAGGCCCACATCGTGCTCAACTCGATCTCGGACGAGACCCCGTTGGCGGTCACGGCCCTGGGGGTTGGCGTACCCGACACGACGGATGTCGCCGAACGCGCCCACGCCCTGCTCTGGCCGAAGGCGATGAGTCGACAGCGGCCGGGTGATGCACCGCTGCCGGGGCTCGATACGCCGGGTGGGCTGGCGGTGTTCCTGTCGGAGGGCGAACGTGGCGATGGCTGGCAGGTGGACTTCGTCTCCACCGGGGATCCGGGGACCGGCGATGCGCTCGGCGTCGATCATGTCGGCGCCTCCATCGACGCGACCCTGCTCCCGGCCGAACAGTCGTTCTTCCGCACAGTGTTGGGGCTGACAGCCGGCGTACTCACCGAGTTCATGCAGCCCTGCGGCCGCATGCGGTCGCGCCCGCTCACCCCGACCGAGGGCGACCTGCGGGTCATCGTGTCCGTCGACGACGGCACCCGACCGACCGAGGCCCGACGCGGGCTCAACCAGATCGCCATCGCCGTGCCGGACATCTTCGCGGTGGCGGAGCAGGCAGCGACGGCTGGGGCGGAACTCATGCCGGTGCCGGACAACTACTACGCGGACCTGGCCGCGCGCTTCGACCTGCCCGCTGACCTGCTCGCCCGCCTCCGGCAGCACGGGATTCTCTATGACCGCACCGACGAGGGGGAACTTTTCCACCTCTATACGCCGATCCTCGGGAACGGGTTCTATGTCGAGGTGCTGCAACGCGTCGGTGAGTACGCCGGGTTCGGCGCCCCGAACACCCACATCCGACTCGCGTCGCACGCGGCGCAGCAGGGTCGCTGA